In one Mucilaginibacter ginsenosidivorax genomic region, the following are encoded:
- a CDS encoding MutS-related protein, which yields MNFDIDRQTLNDLAIFQNNNSRQSIYNLFSHTNTIGGSEALHDMFNKPLTDPVQIRERIEVFLYIAEHNITIDLNRNDYDFVEFYLKKHYHPKPFSVITGFLEKIIHTFNNNNDYYVIKTGIESTLAILHSLINYADALQGHLPQKIQEFRSAILNTFRPEELLWLKQLIKKPNRNAADMAKADHLFRQLAYEKMKALLNVAYQLDVYQSVGLSGKKLGFTLPIVNENNARALTIQGLFHPFIANPKDNDIAFSAGRNVCFITGTNMAGKSSLLKSIGIAIYLSQIGFPVPAKHMATPTFKGLITTINLADDLEQGHSHFYKEVLRVKQVAEKLNQSEGIFVIFDELFRGTNVKDAYDASLAIIAAFAEVKTCFFLVSTHIVEVAHELSSIENINFRYMETIFEDTNPVNTYKLKEGITEERLGMWIVKNERILEIIKNALKT from the coding sequence ATGAATTTCGATATAGATAGGCAAACGCTCAATGATTTGGCAATATTTCAAAATAACAATTCCCGCCAATCTATATATAACCTCTTCAGCCATACCAATACAATTGGCGGCAGCGAAGCGCTGCATGATATGTTCAACAAGCCGCTTACCGATCCTGTTCAGATAAGAGAAAGAATAGAAGTATTTCTCTACATCGCGGAACACAATATTACCATTGACCTTAATAGAAACGATTATGATTTTGTAGAATTTTATCTCAAAAAGCATTATCATCCGAAACCATTTTCAGTTATAACTGGATTCTTAGAAAAAATCATACATACATTCAATAACAACAATGATTACTATGTAATAAAAACCGGTATAGAAAGTACGCTGGCAATACTCCATAGCTTAATAAATTACGCTGACGCACTTCAGGGCCATCTGCCCCAAAAAATACAGGAATTCCGCTCTGCTATTTTAAATACTTTCAGGCCCGAAGAGCTTTTATGGCTCAAACAATTGATAAAGAAACCTAATCGCAACGCCGCGGATATGGCAAAAGCCGACCACCTCTTCAGGCAGCTTGCGTACGAGAAAATGAAAGCTTTGTTGAATGTTGCCTATCAGTTAGATGTTTATCAATCCGTTGGTTTAAGTGGTAAAAAGCTTGGTTTCACGTTGCCGATAGTTAATGAAAATAATGCGAGGGCGTTAACTATCCAGGGATTATTCCATCCGTTTATTGCCAATCCTAAAGATAATGATATAGCATTCAGCGCCGGCAGGAACGTTTGCTTTATTACCGGAACCAATATGGCGGGCAAATCATCGCTGCTTAAATCAATTGGAATTGCTATCTATTTATCCCAAATAGGCTTTCCTGTGCCTGCTAAACATATGGCCACCCCGACCTTTAAGGGCCTGATTACAACCATAAACCTGGCCGACGATCTTGAACAGGGACATAGCCACTTTTATAAAGAGGTTCTGCGGGTAAAGCAGGTTGCCGAAAAATTAAATCAGTCAGAAGGTATTTTTGTGATTTTTGACGAGTTGTTCAGAGGTACAAATGTTAAAGATGCCTACGATGCCTCCCTGGCTATAATTGCGGCCTTTGCAGAAGTAAAAACCTGTTTCTTTTTAGTTTCTACACATATTGTTGAGGTTGCCCATGAATTATCGTCCATCGAAAATATTAATTTCAGGTATATGGAAACTATTTTTGAAGACACCAACCCTGTAAACACTTATAAACTTAAAGAGGGTATTACAGAAGAGCGATTAGGCATGTGGATTGTAAAAAATGAACGGATCCTGGAAATAATAAAAAACGCTTTAAAAACATAG
- a CDS encoding Rpn family recombination-promoting nuclease/putative transposase — MPNNKPPVTGKYIDPLVDFAFKKIFGSEPNKDLLIAFLNEVFRGRKHIVDLVYNKNEHPGDIKDEGAAIFDLLCTGDSGERFLIEVQRAKQGYFKERALFYTSRLISEQAPKGKRNAWGYNIAEVYLIALLEDFTLEDSPANRYLHDICLCNRDTGEIFYDKLGYTYIELGKFVKDDIELETDLDRWLHVLKNMSRFEKIPVYLRKPIFEKLFSIAEYTNLTKEEKAMYDSSLKYKWDNKNVLDYAIQEADTKAREEERTKAFEEKIAIAREMKKDGLPVAQISKFTKFSIEEIEKL, encoded by the coding sequence ATGCCCAACAATAAACCACCTGTTACTGGTAAATACATCGACCCTTTAGTTGATTTCGCCTTTAAAAAAATATTTGGCAGCGAACCTAATAAGGATTTACTGATCGCTTTTTTAAACGAAGTGTTCAGGGGGCGCAAGCACATTGTAGATTTGGTTTACAATAAAAATGAACATCCCGGCGATATTAAAGACGAAGGCGCTGCTATATTTGATTTGCTATGTACAGGCGATAGTGGCGAACGTTTTTTAATTGAAGTACAACGGGCAAAGCAAGGGTATTTTAAAGAAAGGGCTTTATTTTATACTTCCCGCCTCATAAGCGAACAGGCACCAAAAGGCAAACGCAATGCCTGGGGTTACAACATAGCCGAAGTATATTTAATAGCCTTGCTGGAAGATTTTACGCTGGAAGATAGCCCGGCAAATAGATACTTGCATGATATTTGCCTGTGCAACAGGGATACCGGCGAAATATTTTACGATAAACTGGGTTATACGTACATAGAATTAGGTAAATTTGTGAAAGATGACATCGAACTGGAAACCGATTTGGACAGGTGGCTTCATGTATTAAAAAATATGAGCCGGTTTGAGAAAATCCCGGTTTATCTTCGGAAACCCATATTTGAAAAACTATTCAGTATTGCGGAGTATACTAATTTGACAAAGGAGGAAAAAGCCATGTATGATAGCAGTTTAAAATACAAATGGGATAATAAGAATGTGCTGGACTATGCTATTCAAGAAGCTGATACGAAAGCCCGTGAAGAAGAGCGTACAAAGGCATTTGAAGAAAAAATAGCAATTGCCCGTGAAATGAAAAAGGACGGTCTGCCAGTTGCCCAAATCTCAAAGTTTACTAAATTTTCTATTGAGGAAATAGAAAAGCTTTAA
- a CDS encoding tetratricopeptide repeat protein: MGLINYLKRNISISKNSAKQLLKNAIAHEERGETADAIACYHRVIKADESWAVPHYNLGLLYKYQCNWQLSYKHNKIAVELDKDDEAAIWNLGIAATALKDWKTARTSWSKFGVK; encoded by the coding sequence ATGGGATTAATAAATTATCTGAAGCGTAATATTAGTATATCAAAAAACTCGGCAAAACAATTATTAAAAAATGCTATCGCCCATGAAGAACGTGGCGAAACGGCCGATGCGATAGCTTGTTATCATCGTGTCATTAAAGCAGACGAAAGTTGGGCGGTACCTCATTATAATCTTGGCTTGTTATACAAATACCAATGCAATTGGCAATTATCATATAAGCATAATAAAATTGCGGTTGAACTGGATAAAGATGACGAGGCCGCGATTTGGAACCTTGGTATAGCTGCAACCGCATTGAAGGATTGGAAAACCGCAAGAACATCCTGGAGTAAATTTGGTGTCAAGTAG
- a CDS encoding penicillin acylase family protein, giving the protein MKFIKAFFSIAFTLALIWLLQTKHGPVPPVGKFLSPADGFWQNAESKHILASRTLNLTGLTGKVIIKYDENRIPHIFADNEHDLYYAQGYVTATERLWQLDIQTRSAAGRLAEIAGPQALEIDRYHRRMGMVYGAENSLKEMMAAKPIREMILAYTDGINAYIHQLGPREYPLEFKLLDYAPEDFKPINCAFLLKLMSETLAGGSNEFAMSNVLKKFGANATNDLFPDYPMREDPIIPAGTKWNFKPLPIPKPSGSFLAAMNDSAKRVVKEEGIGSNNWAVAGSKTANGYPILANDPHLNLTYPSIWFQLQLSAPGVNVYGVSLPGAPSIILGFNNNISWGITNVDADVLDWYQVKFKDDKKNEYWYNNRWNKTTRRVEVINIRGQKPLIDTVIYTHHGPVVYEDKSKTTEHTPGFVPIGDALRWIAHDRSNELMTMYILNHGKNYDDYRKALTYFNAPASNFVFASRDKDIAITPNGKFPLKYKDQGKFILDGTDPADDWHGWIPFDQNPTVKNPPRGFVSSANQSSTDQTYPYYINWQFAPYQRGKRINDRLSVMHNATVDSMRILQTDVYSIRAQDMMPVLLKYLDASKLDKTQTVAYNTLKNWDKNFAINSVGASIFNAWWLKIYDMIWSDDFAAKNLRDNYPSMDRTEKLIAKEPNSKWFDDTRTPVKETCTEIINAAFTNIVDDMVHKYGQPGKAWQWGMVKKMEVAHLTNQEALGSGNFESGGTGSTINALNNGHGPSWRMVVQMGPTVKGYGIFPGGESGNPGSFYYDDMLKTWQNGELKELLFMQSPAEKSSRIKTTLTISNQK; this is encoded by the coding sequence ATGAAATTTATAAAAGCGTTTTTTTCCATAGCCTTTACCCTTGCCCTTATCTGGTTATTGCAAACCAAACACGGCCCGGTGCCACCGGTGGGTAAGTTTTTAAGCCCGGCAGACGGTTTTTGGCAAAATGCCGAGAGTAAACATATTTTAGCATCGCGTACATTAAACCTTACCGGGCTAACCGGCAAGGTTATTATTAAGTACGATGAAAACCGAATCCCCCACATATTTGCTGATAACGAACATGATTTGTACTATGCCCAGGGTTATGTAACGGCAACGGAGCGCCTTTGGCAATTGGATATACAAACCCGGAGCGCCGCAGGCAGGCTTGCCGAAATCGCAGGCCCGCAGGCTTTGGAGATTGATCGCTACCACCGCCGCATGGGGATGGTTTACGGTGCCGAAAACTCTTTGAAAGAAATGATGGCCGCCAAACCCATCCGCGAAATGATTTTGGCGTATACCGATGGCATTAACGCCTACATACACCAGCTTGGCCCGCGCGAATATCCGCTGGAGTTTAAACTATTGGATTACGCCCCTGAAGACTTTAAACCCATTAATTGCGCCTTTTTACTGAAGCTAATGTCCGAGACGCTGGCAGGTGGCTCCAACGAGTTTGCCATGAGTAATGTGCTTAAAAAGTTTGGCGCCAATGCTACTAACGACCTGTTCCCGGATTATCCTATGCGCGAAGATCCTATTATTCCTGCAGGCACCAAATGGAACTTTAAGCCGCTGCCTATCCCCAAGCCATCCGGCAGCTTTTTGGCGGCTATGAATGATAGCGCCAAGCGCGTGGTGAAAGAGGAAGGTATTGGCAGCAATAACTGGGCAGTTGCAGGCAGCAAAACCGCTAATGGTTACCCTATTTTGGCCAATGACCCGCATTTAAATTTAACCTATCCATCCATCTGGTTCCAGCTGCAGCTTTCGGCGCCGGGGGTAAATGTATATGGGGTAAGTTTGCCGGGGGCGCCCAGTATCATATTGGGTTTTAACAACAACATTAGCTGGGGTATTACCAACGTAGATGCCGATGTGCTGGACTGGTACCAGGTTAAATTTAAAGATGATAAAAAGAACGAGTACTGGTACAATAACCGGTGGAATAAAACTACACGCAGGGTAGAGGTGATTAATATCCGCGGCCAAAAGCCTTTAATTGATACCGTTATTTACACCCATCATGGGCCGGTAGTTTATGAAGATAAAAGTAAAACCACCGAGCATACCCCCGGTTTTGTGCCCATTGGCGATGCCTTGCGATGGATAGCGCACGACAGATCAAACGAGTTGATGACCATGTACATCCTGAACCACGGTAAAAACTACGATGATTACCGCAAGGCGCTTACTTATTTTAATGCCCCGGCATCAAACTTTGTATTTGCCAGCCGCGATAAAGACATAGCTATAACCCCCAACGGTAAATTCCCATTGAAATATAAAGACCAGGGCAAGTTTATACTGGACGGCACCGACCCTGCCGACGACTGGCACGGCTGGATTCCGTTCGATCAAAACCCAACGGTTAAAAATCCGCCGCGGGGTTTTGTAAGTTCGGCCAACCAATCATCAACAGATCAAACCTACCCTTACTATATTAACTGGCAGTTTGCCCCATACCAGCGTGGTAAGCGCATTAATGACAGGCTTAGCGTGATGCACAACGCTACCGTAGATAGTATGCGGATATTACAGACGGATGTATACAGCATTCGCGCGCAGGATATGATGCCTGTGCTGCTCAAATACCTTGATGCCAGCAAGCTGGATAAAACCCAAACTGTAGCTTATAACACGTTAAAAAACTGGGATAAAAACTTCGCGATAAATTCGGTAGGAGCAAGCATTTTTAATGCGTGGTGGCTTAAAATATATGATATGATATGGAGTGATGATTTTGCCGCTAAAAACCTGCGGGACAATTACCCATCAATGGACCGTACCGAAAAGCTGATAGCCAAAGAACCCAATTCAAAATGGTTTGATGATACCCGCACGCCGGTTAAAGAAACCTGTACCGAGATTATAAATGCGGCATTTACCAACATAGTTGATGATATGGTACACAAATACGGCCAGCCCGGTAAGGCCTGGCAATGGGGTATGGTTAAAAAAATGGAGGTTGCCCATCTTACCAACCAGGAAGCTTTAGGCTCGGGCAATTTTGAATCGGGCGGAACCGGATCAACCATCAACGCCTTAAATAACGGGCACGGCCCGTCATGGCGTATGGTGGTACAAATGGGGCCAACGGTAAAAGGCTACGGGATTTTCCCTGGCGGCGAAAGCGGCAACCCCGGTAGTTTCTACTATGATGATATGCTCAAAACCTGGCAAAATGGCGAGCTGAAGGAGCTGCTGTTTATGCAATCGCCTGCCGAAAAATCAAGCCGTATTAAAACAACCCTAACCATCAGCAATCAAAAATAA
- a CDS encoding thermonuclease family protein, whose protein sequence is MLWSCNPKPEFLYKVVKIKDGDTIGLLSSDNQQVTVRLAEVDCPEKTQAFGQAAKKFTSDLCFGKYVKLVGNVHDRYGRTVALVILEDGTNVNYQLVKSGYAWQYKQYSQSAQLAGYEQEARQRRLGLWADGNPTPPWEYRREKKAGALTTQPDSLQQKPKKHYRKRRPKLEEAY, encoded by the coding sequence TTGCTCTGGAGCTGTAACCCCAAGCCAGAATTCCTGTATAAAGTGGTAAAAATTAAAGATGGCGATACCATTGGCCTGCTTAGCAGCGATAACCAGCAAGTGACTGTAAGGCTGGCCGAAGTAGATTGCCCCGAAAAAACACAGGCCTTTGGTCAGGCAGCTAAAAAGTTCACTTCGGATTTGTGCTTTGGCAAGTACGTAAAGCTGGTAGGTAACGTGCATGACCGTTACGGCCGCACGGTAGCCCTGGTTATTTTAGAGGACGGCACCAATGTAAATTACCAGTTGGTAAAAAGCGGTTACGCATGGCAATACAAACAATATTCGCAAAGCGCCCAACTGGCCGGATATGAACAGGAAGCCCGCCAAAGAAGGCTGGGCCTTTGGGCCGATGGCAACCCGACACCTCCATGGGAGTACAGGCGCGAGAAAAAAGCGGGTGCTCTGACAACCCAACCCGACAGCCTGCAGCAAAAACCAAAAAAACATTACCGCAAGCGTAGGCCAAAGCTTGAAGAAGCGTATTAA
- a CDS encoding DUF6624 domain-containing protein: MKTLTFLLLIFGCFGLPPSAQTSKLNPALIKKIDSMFKDDQFWRIEDQKLQRNQKSVYSAETIQQKWAEADSINEIKAKLIIKKYGFPGYDQVGETSNDFWAIVQHCDDDIAFQEMVLALLKKEVDKNNASKTNYALLTDRVLVGKNQKQIYGTQIKRDPKTGKWAPFPLKYPKLVNKLRKQMDLGPLADYVKQFNR; the protein is encoded by the coding sequence ATGAAAACATTAACCTTTTTACTCCTAATTTTTGGATGCTTTGGCCTTCCGCCATCAGCCCAAACCAGCAAATTAAACCCGGCGTTAATCAAAAAAATTGATTCGATGTTTAAAGACGACCAATTTTGGCGGATAGAAGATCAAAAACTACAGCGCAATCAAAAATCGGTTTACAGCGCCGAAACTATCCAGCAAAAATGGGCCGAAGCCGACAGTATTAATGAGATTAAAGCAAAGCTCATCATTAAAAAATATGGGTTTCCCGGTTACGACCAGGTTGGCGAAACAAGCAACGATTTTTGGGCGATAGTGCAGCATTGTGATGATGATATTGCCTTCCAGGAAATGGTACTGGCACTGTTAAAAAAAGAAGTGGATAAAAACAATGCCAGCAAAACCAATTACGCGTTGCTAACCGACAGGGTATTGGTAGGCAAAAATCAAAAACAAATTTACGGTACCCAAATAAAGCGCGACCCTAAAACCGGCAAATGGGCGCCCTTCCCGTTAAAGTACCCTAAACTGGTTAATAAGCTCAGGAAGCAAATGGATTTAGGCCCGCTGGCCGATTATGTAAAGCAGTTTAACAGGTGA
- a CDS encoding PAS domain-containing protein, with product MLRVFETLPQPYLILSPALYMLTASNVYLQLTNKTRVGIEEQYLFDVFPKIPDWSSEEGGIALSLSKVLETLQPHQLPVMRFDIPVFDDQQRLEERYWKTSHTPVLDAEGEICYIIHHTEDVTRQVLAERALKDSLDKETQAAATAERLRRQIEKLFAEIPAQIAIVTGPDMVYEFINPRYKTELFPNREVLGKPLLYALPEVAGQPIWDILQHVYKTGETIAGNEINIPLADEPGGPVKEHYFNYVYQAVRNDDGEITSVLSFKYEITDLVLAQKRLEQNEAELLALNYGLANAHEEVQASNEELQSANEELHTTNEELFRAQQNIQLLNDELEERVQQRNIELFNAQAEAARERDRLKRFFMQVPTGICVLDGPEMVFELVNPSYQQLFPGRDILRKPIKEALPELNGTPIIDILKSVYYTGNTFEGKELLVPLARKAGGTIEDRYFNFIYQARYDAEGVVDGILVFVFELTETVLTRQKEKENEQRFRFLLNAMPQQVWTARPDGSLDYVNEVVCDDFGQSMDQILGRSLQEFIHPDDRQLSSKRWKAALQSGTEFMVEFRLKFHDEQYVWHLARALPLVENGQIRLWLGTNTNIEIQKNNEQKKDEFLSIASHELKTPLTSIKAFNQLMQRTADPQKLGNFVQKSASHVLRLEKLINDLLDVTRINAGKIEYTMEPFNFLEMLKDSIESVQQATTSHRIILEKADDVTYTGDRFRLEQVVNNLLSNAIKYSPEGEKVLVNCSVHADGSIIVSVEDFGIGIEEKNLMRLFDRYYRVDNTAMRFEGLGLGLFISAEILKRHNGSFWIESTPGKGSTFFFRLIPETLTKTVPIADSDTHYQDDTITIKLNQQHKRLDVDWIGFQNLESVQHGCLKMQDMLIKNNVSKVLNSNIHVLGNWSEASDWGNTEWFPDMEKAGLRYFAWVHSPSVFSQLSARKSIYTLKGKLAIEFFTDIKSAEEWIESK from the coding sequence ATGTTAAGGGTTTTTGAGACCTTGCCTCAGCCCTACCTCATACTCTCGCCCGCACTTTATATGCTTACTGCCAGCAATGTTTATTTGCAGCTTACCAACAAAACCCGCGTTGGAATTGAAGAGCAGTATCTTTTTGATGTATTCCCCAAAATTCCGGATTGGTCATCAGAAGAAGGCGGAATTGCCCTTTCGCTGAGTAAAGTATTGGAAACCCTGCAGCCACATCAGTTGCCCGTGATGCGGTTTGATATACCGGTCTTTGATGATCAGCAACGGTTAGAAGAGCGCTATTGGAAAACCTCGCATACCCCGGTTTTGGATGCCGAGGGCGAAATTTGTTACATCATTCATCATACCGAAGACGTTACCCGGCAGGTGCTTGCCGAACGTGCTTTAAAAGACAGCCTGGATAAAGAAACCCAGGCGGCCGCCACAGCCGAAAGACTACGCAGGCAAATTGAAAAACTTTTTGCGGAAATTCCGGCCCAGATTGCGATAGTTACAGGGCCCGATATGGTGTACGAATTTATAAACCCGCGCTATAAAACAGAACTTTTTCCTAATCGGGAAGTGTTGGGCAAGCCTTTGTTATATGCCCTGCCCGAGGTAGCCGGTCAGCCAATTTGGGATATCCTGCAACATGTGTACAAAACCGGCGAAACCATTGCAGGCAACGAGATCAACATCCCGCTGGCCGATGAGCCGGGCGGCCCCGTTAAAGAACATTATTTTAACTACGTGTACCAGGCCGTGCGCAATGACGATGGTGAAATAACATCGGTTTTAAGTTTTAAATATGAGATAACCGACCTTGTTTTGGCCCAAAAGCGCCTGGAGCAAAACGAGGCAGAGCTATTGGCTTTAAACTATGGTTTGGCCAACGCCCATGAAGAAGTACAGGCCAGTAATGAGGAGCTGCAATCGGCAAATGAAGAGTTGCATACCACCAACGAAGAACTTTTCAGGGCGCAGCAAAATATCCAGCTGCTGAATGATGAACTGGAAGAAAGGGTTCAGCAACGTAATATAGAACTGTTTAACGCCCAGGCCGAGGCCGCCCGGGAGCGCGACAGGCTAAAACGTTTTTTTATGCAGGTGCCAACCGGAATTTGCGTGCTTGACGGCCCCGAAATGGTATTTGAACTGGTAAACCCTTCCTATCAACAACTTTTCCCCGGGCGGGATATATTAAGAAAACCCATTAAAGAAGCACTGCCGGAGTTGAACGGAACTCCGATTATTGATATATTAAAAAGCGTGTATTACACCGGCAATACCTTTGAAGGCAAAGAGCTTTTGGTACCCCTGGCACGCAAGGCAGGCGGCACCATTGAAGACCGTTATTTTAATTTTATCTACCAGGCCCGGTATGATGCCGAAGGCGTTGTTGACGGCATTTTGGTTTTTGTTTTTGAGCTGACTGAAACCGTACTTACCCGCCAAAAAGAGAAAGAAAACGAGCAGCGTTTTCGCTTTTTACTTAACGCCATGCCACAACAGGTTTGGACAGCCCGCCCCGATGGCTCATTGGATTATGTAAACGAAGTAGTTTGCGACGATTTTGGCCAAAGTATGGACCAAATATTGGGCCGCAGCCTGCAAGAGTTTATCCACCCCGACGACAGGCAGCTTAGCTCCAAAAGATGGAAGGCCGCGCTACAGAGCGGCACAGAATTTATGGTGGAGTTTCGCCTCAAATTTCACGATGAGCAGTACGTTTGGCATTTGGCCCGGGCGCTCCCGCTGGTGGAGAACGGGCAGATCAGGTTGTGGCTGGGTACAAATACCAATATCGAAATTCAAAAAAATAACGAACAAAAGAAGGATGAATTCCTGTCTATCGCCAGCCACGAGCTAAAAACGCCGCTAACCAGCATCAAAGCATTTAACCAGTTAATGCAGCGTACGGCAGATCCGCAGAAGCTTGGCAACTTTGTTCAAAAATCGGCCTCGCATGTGTTGCGACTGGAAAAGCTGATTAATGACCTGTTGGATGTAACCCGCATTAACGCTGGCAAAATTGAGTATACCATGGAGCCTTTCAACTTCCTGGAGATGCTTAAAGATAGCATCGAGAGCGTGCAGCAGGCTACCACATCGCACCGGATCATACTTGAAAAAGCAGATGATGTAACTTATACCGGCGACCGTTTCCGGCTGGAACAGGTAGTAAATAATTTACTCAGCAACGCCATCAAATATTCGCCCGAAGGCGAAAAGGTATTGGTTAATTGCAGCGTACATGCCGATGGCAGCATCATAGTTTCGGTAGAGGATTTTGGCATCGGCATCGAAGAAAAGAACCTGATGCGGCTGTTTGACCGTTACTACCGGGTTGATAACACCGCTATGCGGTTTGAGGGGCTTGGCCTTGGCCTGTTTATATCGGCCGAGATATTAAAAAGGCATAATGGCAGCTTTTGGATTGAAAGCACACCGGGTAAAGGCTCAACTTTCTTTTTCAGGCTGATACCCGAAACACTTACTAAAACCGTACCCATTGCAGATAGCGATACCCATTACCAGGATGATACCATTACCATCAAATTAAACCAGCAGCACAAGCGCCTTGATGTTGATTGGATAGGGTTTCAAAACCTCGAATCGGTACAGCATGGCTGTTTAAAAATGCAGGATATGCTTATTAAAAACAACGTAAGCAAGGTGCTTAACAGTAACATTCATGTTTTGGGTAATTGGTCGGAAGCATCTGACTGGGGTAATACCGAATGGTTCCCTGACATGGAGAAAGCCGGATTGCGATACTTTGCCTGGGTACACTCGCCAAGTGTTTTCAGCCAGCTATCTGCCCGAAAAAGCATTTACACATTAAAAGGCAAATTGGCGATTGAGTTTTTTACAGATATTAAATCGGCAGAGGAATGGATAGAAAGTAAGTAG
- a CDS encoding sulfotransferase → MQKRTLIIAGMHRSGTSLIAHWLTRCGMQLGEKLVEPGPGNPDGHFEDVEFLKMHEEILASNNLPKTGLTDGHVDAFSIYEKEKMKSVIRVKQQLYDQWGWKDPRTCMFLDVYKELIPDACYLVIIRDYRSVTSSLLRREFKIIDRKYLGRKYLSRLIWLIFRRARRRNAFYRINTEAYLKVWINYTRDILACIKKLPPEAFVVVNYDMLSKEDTCVFGHLQNKWNFTLTYSKFKDVFKENLIGQDIDINPYITNKSLLNQAKELQDELMGYMSL, encoded by the coding sequence ATGCAAAAACGAACGCTTATTATAGCCGGCATGCACCGCTCCGGAACCTCGCTTATAGCGCACTGGCTTACCAGGTGTGGTATGCAACTGGGCGAAAAGCTGGTTGAACCCGGGCCGGGGAATCCTGATGGACATTTTGAAGATGTAGAGTTTTTAAAAATGCACGAAGAGATACTGGCCAGTAATAACCTGCCCAAAACCGGCTTAACAGACGGGCATGTTGATGCTTTCTCTATCTACGAGAAAGAGAAGATGAAAAGTGTTATCAGGGTTAAACAACAACTGTACGACCAATGGGGATGGAAAGACCCCCGCACTTGCATGTTTCTTGATGTTTATAAGGAACTTATCCCGGATGCCTGCTATTTGGTTATTATACGCGATTACCGGTCTGTAACCAGTTCGCTGTTAAGGCGGGAGTTTAAAATTATTGACAGAAAATACCTTGGCCGCAAATACCTGTCGAGGTTAATATGGTTGATTTTTAGACGCGCACGCAGAAGAAATGCTTTTTACCGGATAAATACCGAAGCCTATTTAAAAGTTTGGATTAATTATACCCGTGATATTTTAGCATGCATCAAAAAGTTGCCTCCTGAAGCCTTTGTTGTAGTTAATTATGATATGTTGAGCAAAGAGGATACATGCGTTTTTGGGCACCTGCAAAACAAATGGAATTTCACGCTAACCTATTCAAAATTTAAGGATGTTTTTAAGGAGAACCTGATAGGCCAGGATATTGATATAAACCCATACATCACCAATAAATCCCTGTTAAACCAGGCAAAAGAATTACAGGACGAATTGATGGGTTACATGAGCCTCTGA
- the cysC gene encoding adenylyl-sulfate kinase gives MILLFCGLSGAGKTTLAKNVANELTELGIRTEIIDGDEYRNEICRDLGFSKADRCENIRRLGFVASRFSAHGIVTIVSAINPYDEMRRELAEKYEHVNIVHIDCQVKKLISRDTKGLYKKAFLPDGHPDKLSNLTGINAQFDVPYAPDLYINTSECTVIQSTSSLLYFILNNLHPADKVEKKVVHNS, from the coding sequence ATGATACTTCTATTCTGCGGATTGTCTGGGGCTGGTAAAACAACATTAGCTAAAAATGTTGCAAATGAATTAACCGAACTGGGAATAAGAACTGAAATAATTGATGGCGATGAATATCGCAATGAAATTTGCCGCGATTTAGGCTTCAGCAAGGCCGATCGCTGTGAAAATATACGGAGGCTGGGCTTTGTTGCCAGCCGCTTCTCGGCTCACGGTATTGTTACTATCGTAAGCGCTATTAACCCTTATGACGAAATGCGCCGCGAACTTGCCGAAAAATATGAACATGTAAACATTGTGCATATTGATTGCCAGGTAAAAAAACTCATTAGCCGCGATACCAAAGGGCTTTACAAGAAAGCATTTTTACCCGACGGGCACCCCGATAAACTGAGCAACCTTACAGGTATTAACGCGCAGTTTGATGTTCCATACGCTCCGGACCTGTATATAAATACCAGCGAATGCACGGTAATACAAAGCACCTCCTCTTTGCTTTATTTTATCCTGAATAACCTTCATCCGGCTGATAAGGTTGAAAAGAAAGTGGTCCATAATAGTTAA